Below is a genomic region from Medicago truncatula cultivar Jemalong A17 chromosome 3, MtrunA17r5.0-ANR, whole genome shotgun sequence.
GTACCGGTTCTCTTggcttcataattttataaattaacaattatttttttaaataaataattatttgtcaacatttatattttatagaacattatttcataaaaaaaaaaaatatcatttcattgtttataagaattgtagtaacttttttacatattattgtaaaaaaaatcaaagttctCAATTATgggtgataaaaattcaaaataaaattaattttatttcgttgacaattttgatgaataagatttagttattataattatggAAAATATTAACCGATGCCTCCGGGCACtagttaaaaagttaaaaaatagatttttttttttatcaaaaacaacaactttttaacttttttaaagtaGATAATTccacttttcatcattttccaATGCAAAGTTTCCATATTAATCTCCTTAATTAGTGCCCcagggcactagttaacatttccctttctTCAAATACTCCTCTTAGAAGTTGACAAGCGGCGGGGTTGAGGCCCAAACACTCGGCTAGTTtagaaaatttctttttttcaattcagTTTTGTTCATTCCCTCCTTAAACTTCCTAAAATAACTTcaaagaaaatcatttttttttcaattcaattttgttaACTCCTCCTAAAATAATGTGAATGAATAAATGAACATAACATATTctacaaaatacatgtttaggggcttaaaaaacaattatatgcaTGTCAAGAATTGATGTTTTATTAACTTACCTAAAACAAACTCAAGTTAACTCGTGTTGGGGTCAACGTAAGTTAACTCAAGTTGAGGCAACATGAGTTAACTTGAGTTGGCTCAACATGACTTAACACACATTGGTGCTACCGAACATGAGTTAATTCGCGTTGATGTTATTTTAAGAAGTTTGAGGTGGGAAAGAACAAAactgaatgaaaaaaataaaataaaagcaattttcattAGTTCAACTATTGGGCCGCACATAATTATTGGTCCAATTGTGTAAAATATAATGTGATTTCTTTTTCCACCTCACACTTCCCACACACCCCTATCATTTAGATTTTAGAATTCAGACATAAAAATATGAGGTTTTCGAACCTTTTTTACGCATTTCGATTTTGAAATCCAGACAATCAATAGGCCTCTGAAAAGTGTGGTAGATGAGAAAAGAAATTCAGAAATATATTTCAGGTTGTTTTTCCCCAAATTTGTGATAAAACATAACACGCCACATATAAAAATACCATTGCTGTATAGCTCTTGAAGATGATGACCAGATAGAATTCATGATAAATCATAACTTAACTCCTTAACATAATCACATAACTAAATTAACGTCTCAAGACATATATTGACCAACCACCCAACAATTTTCAAGCAAAAGCTTAAAGTCATCGCACATACTTTGTCATAAATATAAGTGGATcaccttgtcaaaaaaaatataagtggaTCACACAATATATTATCAGAGCAGAATTTCCAAGTAAAAGCTTGctaaatatttatgaaaaatattttgttttaaaacccCAATTTCTAATGGGAAGAATTCCTTATTAATCTGAAATCCAATCGCGAGAAATGTaaaattttttggtcaagaattGTTCTATTCCAAAATTGGATTCATGTTCTTCGGAACGACTTGTCTTTAGGTGGAGGTAATTAACCacttaaataaatttatcaaatatttgaaaaatcagTATAACACAGTGATATAATGttaacatattatttaataCCGTATTAAACCTTTTTCGTGTATGCCAATTATGAAAATGGTAGGCATGAAGCTTGTTCCTTTAACCATATGTTTGGATGAagaagataatttatttttctcatttaaatTACAAGCACTACGAAATGTGTTTTTAAATCAATTAAGTTTGGTTGAagctttatatgattatttatcatatagACTTAGTCCTCCAAAATATTAATCTGTAAAACCCCTTTCAAAGTCTAAAGAGACTCTTGGCCGAAGTAAAAATCAGACTTTGGACCCAGAGATTCTGAGTTTGAATCATGTTAGTGTCTTTGGTTGGAGATAAGTATAAATacattatacattttttaagtAGTAAGGTATTCCTTGTTTAAGACTAGAGTATCATCCTCTCACCCTAAATTTTTCTCATAGAAAAGCATTATATATTATaccctaaaataaaatgaagggaCAAATGTGTAACCAATGGAGATGATAGAGCTGTTTAGCAAGAACTCAATACATTGATGATAGATGAACAAACGTAAAAGTTTTCTTTAAGTACAAACAAAGTGGTTACTGTCTAATCTAATCTTCCTCATCATCTGTTACAAAAGTGCCAGTTCCAGGATTCAAAGCagcaatgaagaagaaaataacattGAACAACACTAATGGTTCAATTTCAGTAATTGGGACCCCAGTCTCAATGTTGAGCTGAGCTAGAGCTCCCTTTCCAGTAATAATTTCTCCAatcaaagagaaaacaaaacccAATTGAGCCAATCTTCCAACAAACAATTCATTGGATTTGGTGAATCCAAATAAAGGACCTGATTATgcacaaaaattaatttgagtGATTAAATTGACCAAccttaataattttcaaaatcaaatgcTAACACAAtctgatcactattataagcaaaaatcaacattttagattaACTTGAAAAAAGAGTATAAATTGAGCATGAATTGATTGTAAAAGTTTAAGTACCTCCTTCACTGAGACCAAGAGCTGATCTAAATCCTTTTCCTGGAGGAATAACTCCTCCAGTGTTAGGCTCATCATCAACAAATTTACCACGGTCACCTAGAGCTCCAATGGCTCCTAGCAaggtgaaaatgatgaaaaataggAGAAGTGGCTCAGCTTCATAAATTGGAATTCCGGTTTCCAAATTCAATTGTGCTAGAATTCCTTTGCCAGTTAATGCTTCACCCAATATTGATGCCTGAAAATGAAACAAGCCGTGACATAACTTATCTACCCTTTTTAATTTGCATGATATACTTTTCTAGGCTCATGTATTACTAACTTTTGGAATCACATTTTTAAAGGACattttgaagttttgtttttaattgttttaaatcttcctaatcctaattaattaatattggtCAATCAAATATGACTTGAGCATTGTTTTAAAAGATAACAATGCAAGTCTTCAtggttttaatatttatttgagaACATTTGACAGCATGAGCGGATCCATGACCAAGGTTATTTTTTAACCACACCAAAATCTTAGTCATGGATCCGCCCCTTTTGACAGgttcttttttttaaacaaaaaatttaattaagcaCTAATATATTAATTGTTTATCGTATAAATATTAATggataagttatttctataaaataaaaaaattaaattattttcataaactataaattgttttcaaaaACTATCATGCAGAGTTTATATAGACTTAAGTAATAGTTTAGGAACATATATGTTATAATAAGATGTAGCTACAAGCTTTTCTTAATAATTTCGCAAATGTTTATACAGTAGATATTCAAAAAGTTTCATAGATTGTGATTTAAAACATTGATTGTGaggaaaaaaacacaagttgtCACAATTGCAACGAAAATAAGACAAGTTGTTATGGTAAAGTGAATATATCATAGAGAGGTAAAGATTTACTCACTGCAAAACCGATCATAGCAACACGACCCACAAAGAGTTCATTCTGCTTAGTGAAACCAAATCCTCCAGAAGTTCCAAAGATACCATCTTCAACCTTTGGCTTTGGCTTTTTAACAacctgaaatatattttatgaaatgaaatgcatGAAGCTTTAAATTAGaacaatgttttatttaaatttgaaattaaaaaaaaagtaaagatatATAGAAAATGAGTAGTACCTTAGCAGGAGCTTTGGTCTTTGATTTGAATAGAGCCAAAGTAGTGAATGTGCGTGATGAAAAACACTTAGAATTTGAAGGAAGTGGGTTGAATGAAACATCAGAAAACCTAGGCCTTAATCTTTGACACTGTAATTGAAGCAAAGGGTCTTTCTTCAAATCCACGGAATAAGTACTAGAGACACTAGACATGAGTAACATAGTTTGAGCCATTGCTATACTATGTTAGCTCTTGCTTGTGTTTGTGTTGTGTGGTATGAAATGTGTTTGCTATAGTTTTACTAAGACATAGGAGAATGAAATATTATCTTTAATTATAAGGTGTGTGGATGTGGTGGTGTATGTAAGGAAAGTATCATGACAGGCAACTACAATGCCCACGTCTCGACTATAGtactatatttgtttttttttgtgataatgtTTTCATTTGAggtattatcattttttttatttttgatttatgaatgaACATCATTTTTGGGTCCTTTTCTTCTCTGCCTCAAGTGAAGAGATAACttgatgaaaaattaattttcttttgacgcaactaaatagaaataaattgattgaataatGAATTCAATCTTTGAATTGTAGAATGCCTACAATTTAGTCTATGAAATtactaatattttaatataaactttagatttaaaaaaattctatcatATTTATTCTTTTGGATCTCGTCAATTTAGTATTTCTTAGTGTCTAACATGAACTGATACAATTAACAATTTCTATACAAAAAAGAccattgttaaaaatttcattagTTTTATTCCATTACACTTTAAACTTTAAGGTCTCATATTGCTTGGGAAAGAAGGTCAATAATGAAGGTAATTTATTGACGCAGAACGGAAGCAAGAGTTAGGAAGCActaaatttaaaagataaacACATATATTGTAAGTGACAAACCTATCAAATAGAGGGGTCCGGAATCCACCAGAATTGGGAGAAAAGTCtcgaatatttttattgaatcaaaaaTGTGCCTCTTAGGCTGCATAAGTTCTGTTTAAATactaaaagaaataacaaacccGTGTGGGCCgaaaaatgacaaaacaaacaaaatagaaaattctAGAAAATGCTGAAATATTAAAAGGTGGTTTCGAGCCTTCAGACGACCTCGAATGACTAAAATAAACCATTCATCATGGCAAAGTGATGTGTTTTGCTCGTGAGGTCTGACGCTTTCCGAAAAGGTATAATTTGGGTCAAACGGACATCGGATGAAAAATTTGCATCGTTCTGACTAAACCTTTCATGCGCGCCACTTCGTCTTTGATTCGCGTTGCTTGCTTCTTTACATCATTTATATATAACACTGACTATTCAATCCAACGAAACGTCTATTGTAAATgacaaaataacaaataactTACACCCAAAGACAATACATCAGAATGTACGTGGTGTTACGTACTTATGTATAAAACGAAACACATTTCATGGATTAATTTTATAACATCTTAtattttaagaaactaaattgaTTATTCACTCAAAATTTTCACACACTTGATAAAAAGTTACCAAAAAGAGGTGGATGAAAAGATGAAACAAACTATTAAAGAGTTATATTGAGTTACTTAAGTTATAAGA
It encodes:
- the LOC11419130 gene encoding photosystem II 22 kDa protein, chloroplastic — its product is MAQTMLLMSSVSSTYSVDLKKDPLLQLQCQRLRPRFSDVSFNPLPSNSKCFSSRTFTTLALFKSKTKAPAKVVKKPKPKVEDGIFGTSGGFGFTKQNELFVGRVAMIGFAASILGEALTGKGILAQLNLETGIPIYEAEPLLLFFIIFTLLGAIGALGDRGKFVDDEPNTGGVIPPGKGFRSALGLSEGGPLFGFTKSNELFVGRLAQLGFVFSLIGEIITGKGALAQLNIETGVPITEIEPLVLFNVIFFFIAALNPGTGTFVTDDEED